In one Brienomyrus brachyistius isolate T26 chromosome 12, BBRACH_0.4, whole genome shotgun sequence genomic region, the following are encoded:
- the slc10a7 gene encoding sodium/bile acid cotransporter 7 isoform X1, with amino-acid sequence MALLDRIRKEWFIIGIVLVISFAKLEPSVGVRGGPLKPEITVTYFAVSAIFFNSGLSLKTEELTSALMHVKLHLFVQTFTLAFFPVAIWLFLKLLALTAINEWLLKGLQTVGCMPPPVSSAVILTKAVGGNEAAAIFNSAFGSFLGIVVTPVLLLIFLGSSSSVPFSSIFSQLFMTVVVPLIVGQVCRRFVKDWLERRKPPFGAISSAVLLIIIYTTFCDTFSNPNIHLDRLSLLLVVFIIFSIQLGFMLLAFMFSTRRTSAFTPADTVAIIFCATHKSLTLGIPMLNIVFEGFEHLSLISVPLLIYHPAQILLGSILVPTIKSWMVTRQRAAQLTKLQPV; translated from the exons ATGGCCCTGTTGGACAGGATACGGAAGGAATGGTTTATAATCGGGATCGTGCTCGTGATTTCGTTTGCCAAGCTGGAGCCCTCGGTTGGGGTGAGAGGAG GTCCCTTGAAGCCCGAGATTACAGTCACATATTTTGCTGTGTCTGCCATATTCTTTAACAGTGGATTATCGTTAAAAACAGAG GAGCTGACAAGCGCTTTGATGCATGTGAAGCTCCACCTCTTCGTCCAGACATTCACACTGGCCTTCTTCCCTGTCGCAATATGGCTCTTCCTGAAGCTTCTGGCTTTAACAGCCATCAATGAGTGGTTGCTGAAAGG GTTACAGACGGTCGGCTGCATGCCTCCGCCGGTCTCCTCGGCTGTCATATTGACGAAAGCGGTTGGAGGGAATGAG gctgctgccatatttaactccGCCTTCGGCAGCTTTTTG GGCATAGTGGTTACTCCTGTGTTGCTCCTCATATTC CTGGGCTCCTCTTCCTCAGTGCCATTCTCCTCCATCTTCTCCCAGCTCTTCATGACCGTGGTGGTTCCACTGATCGTAGGTCAG GTGTGCCGGCGTTTTGTGAAGGACTGGCTGGAGCGAAGGAAGCCGCCGTTCGGGGCCATTAGCAGCGCCGTGCTGCTCATCATCATCTACACCACCTTCTGCGACACCTTCTCCAACCCCAACATCCACCTGGACCGGCTCagcctgctgctggtggttttcaTCA TCTTCTCCATCCAGCTGGGCTTCATGCTGCTGGCCTTCATGTTCAGCACCAG GAGGACGTCGGCATTCACGCCTGCAGACACCGTGGCTATCATATTCTGCGCTACGCACAAGTCTCTCACCTTGG GTATCCCCATGCTGAACATCGTCTTCGAGGGCTTCGAGCACCTCTCCCTGATCTCCGTACCCCTGCTGATCTACCACCCCGCACAGATCCTCCTGGGTAGCATCCTGGTGCCGACCATCAAGTCCTGGATGGTGACCAGGCAGAGG gcagcacaactGACCAAGCTTCAGCCCGTATGA
- the slc10a7 gene encoding sodium/bile acid cotransporter 7 isoform X2, with protein MALLDRIRKEWFIIGIVLVISFAKLEPSVGVRGGPLKPEITVTYFAVSAIFFNSGLSLKTEELTSALMHVKLHLFVQTFTLAFFPVAIWLFLKLLALTAINEWLLKGLQTVGCMPPPVSSAVILTKAVGGNEAAAIFNSAFGSFLGIVVTPVLLLIFLGSSSSVPFSSIFSQLFMTVVVPLIVGQVCRRFVKDWLERRKPPFGAISSAVLLIIIYTTFCDTFSNPNIHLDRLSLLLVVFIIFSIQLGFMLLAFMFSTRRTSAFTPADTVAIIFCATHKSLTLGIPMLNIVFEGFEHLSLISVPLLIYHPAQILLGSILVPTIKSWMVTRQRSLLLLH; from the exons ATGGCCCTGTTGGACAGGATACGGAAGGAATGGTTTATAATCGGGATCGTGCTCGTGATTTCGTTTGCCAAGCTGGAGCCCTCGGTTGGGGTGAGAGGAG GTCCCTTGAAGCCCGAGATTACAGTCACATATTTTGCTGTGTCTGCCATATTCTTTAACAGTGGATTATCGTTAAAAACAGAG GAGCTGACAAGCGCTTTGATGCATGTGAAGCTCCACCTCTTCGTCCAGACATTCACACTGGCCTTCTTCCCTGTCGCAATATGGCTCTTCCTGAAGCTTCTGGCTTTAACAGCCATCAATGAGTGGTTGCTGAAAGG GTTACAGACGGTCGGCTGCATGCCTCCGCCGGTCTCCTCGGCTGTCATATTGACGAAAGCGGTTGGAGGGAATGAG gctgctgccatatttaactccGCCTTCGGCAGCTTTTTG GGCATAGTGGTTACTCCTGTGTTGCTCCTCATATTC CTGGGCTCCTCTTCCTCAGTGCCATTCTCCTCCATCTTCTCCCAGCTCTTCATGACCGTGGTGGTTCCACTGATCGTAGGTCAG GTGTGCCGGCGTTTTGTGAAGGACTGGCTGGAGCGAAGGAAGCCGCCGTTCGGGGCCATTAGCAGCGCCGTGCTGCTCATCATCATCTACACCACCTTCTGCGACACCTTCTCCAACCCCAACATCCACCTGGACCGGCTCagcctgctgctggtggttttcaTCA TCTTCTCCATCCAGCTGGGCTTCATGCTGCTGGCCTTCATGTTCAGCACCAG GAGGACGTCGGCATTCACGCCTGCAGACACCGTGGCTATCATATTCTGCGCTACGCACAAGTCTCTCACCTTGG GTATCCCCATGCTGAACATCGTCTTCGAGGGCTTCGAGCACCTCTCCCTGATCTCCGTACCCCTGCTGATCTACCACCCCGCACAGATCCTCCTGGGTAGCATCCTGGTGCCGACCATCAAGTCCTGGATGGTGACCAGGCAGAGG TCCCTTTTACTGTTGCATTAG
- the LOC125704794 gene encoding POU domain, class 4, transcription factor 2-like isoform X1, whose protein sequence is MMMMSLNGKQGFTMSHASLPEPKYSSLHSSSSSSLTSSAPSSSCSSSRHSSTIISSLGGGGGGSSEAMRRACLPTPPTNIFGGLDESLLARAEALAAVDIVSQTKSHHHPPHHSPFKPDATYHTMNSIACTSSSSSASSVPISHPSALAGHHHHHHHHHHHQPHQALEGDLLDHITPGLALGTIAGPDGSVVSSPAHPAHMAGMNHMHQAALNMAHAHGLSSHMGCMSDVDADPRDLEAFAERFKQRRIKLGVTQADVGSALANLKIPGVGSLSQSTICRFESLTLSHNNMIALKPILQAWLEEAEKSHREKLNKPELFNGAEKKRKRTSIAAPEKRSLEAYFAIQPRPSSEKIAAIAEKLDLKKNVVRVWFCNQRQKQKRMKYSACV, encoded by the exons ATGATGATGATGTCTCTGAACGGTAAGCAAGGGTTCACCATGTCCCACGCCAGCTTGCCCGAGCCCAAGTATTCCAGTTTGCACTCCTCATCATCTTCCTCTTTGACTTCGAGCGCGCCTTCGTCCTCGTGTTCGTCTTCTAGACACAGCAGTACTATCATCAGCAgcctcggcggcggcggtgGCGGCAGCTCAGAGGCGATGCGTCGAGCCTGTCTCCCAACCCCACCG ACCAATATATTTGGGGGTCTGGATGAGAGTTTGTTGGCCCGCGCAGAAGCTCTCGCAGCGGTGGATATAGTCTCTCAGACCAAGAGCCACCATCACCCTCCCCATCACAGTCCTTTCAAACCGGACGCTACGTACCACACCATGAATTCTATAGCCTGTACTTCGTCTTCCTCCTCTGCGTCCTCCGTGCCTATCTCTCACCCTTCTGCTCTTGCTGgtcaccaccaccatcaccatcatcaccaccatcatcagcCTCATCAAGCTTTGGAAGGGGACCTGCTTGATCACATTACCCCGGGTCTGGCACTCGGGACCATAGCAGGACCGGATGGATCTGTGGTTTCGTCACCGGCGCACCCCGCACACATGGCAGGCATGAATCATATGCACCAGGCTGCCCTTAACATGGCCCATGCACACGGCCTTTCCTCTCATATGGGCTGCATGAGCGACGTGGACGCCGATCCCAGGGACTTAGAAGCCTTCGCTGAAAGGTTTAAGCAACGAAGGATCAAACTCGGAGTAACGCAGGCGGACGTAGGTTCAGCGCTAGCTAACTTGAAGATCCCCGGAGTGGGATCTCTCAGCCAAAGCACCATCTGCAGATTCGAGTCCCTAACGCTGTCCCACAACAACATGATCGCTCTGAAGCCGATCCTACAAGCCTGGCTGGAGGAGGCGGAAAAATCTCACCGGGAGAAACTGAACAAGCCGGAGCTCTTCAACGGCGCAGAGAAGAAGAGGAAACGCACCTCGATAGCAGCTCCGGAGAAAAGATCCTTAGAGGCGTACTTCGCCATTCAGCCGCGTCCATCATCCGAAAAAATTGCAGCGATTGCGGAGAAACTGGACCTTAAAAAGAACGTGGTGCGGGTTTGGTTTTGTAATCAACGACAGAAACAAAAACGGATGAAGTACTCGGCATGCGTCTAG
- the LOC125704794 gene encoding POU domain, class 4, transcription factor 2-like isoform X2 — protein MMSLNGKQGFTMSHASLPEPKYSSLHSSSEAMRRACLPTPQLQTNIFGGLDESLLARAEALAAVDIVSQTKSHHHPPHHSPFKPDATYHTMNSIACTSSSSSASSVPISHPSALAGHHHHHHHHHHHQPHQALEGDLLDHITPGLALGTIAGPDGSVVSSPAHPAHMAGMNHMHQAALNMAHAHGLSSHMGCMSDVDADPRDLEAFAERFKQRRIKLGVTQADVGSALANLKIPGVGSLSQSTICRFESLTLSHNNMIALKPILQAWLEEAEKSHREKLNKPELFNGAEKKRKRTSIAAPEKRSLEAYFAIQPRPSSEKIAAIAEKLDLKKNVVRVWFCNQRQKQKRMKYSACV, from the exons ATGATGTCTCTGAACGGTAAGCAAGGGTTCACCATGTCCCACGCCAGCTTGCCCGAGCCCAAGTATTCCAGTTTGCACTC CAGCTCAGAGGCGATGCGTCGAGCCTGTCTCCCAACCCC GCAATTGCAGACCAATATATTTGGGGGTCTGGATGAGAGTTTGTTGGCCCGCGCAGAAGCTCTCGCAGCGGTGGATATAGTCTCTCAGACCAAGAGCCACCATCACCCTCCCCATCACAGTCCTTTCAAACCGGACGCTACGTACCACACCATGAATTCTATAGCCTGTACTTCGTCTTCCTCCTCTGCGTCCTCCGTGCCTATCTCTCACCCTTCTGCTCTTGCTGgtcaccaccaccatcaccatcatcaccaccatcatcagcCTCATCAAGCTTTGGAAGGGGACCTGCTTGATCACATTACCCCGGGTCTGGCACTCGGGACCATAGCAGGACCGGATGGATCTGTGGTTTCGTCACCGGCGCACCCCGCACACATGGCAGGCATGAATCATATGCACCAGGCTGCCCTTAACATGGCCCATGCACACGGCCTTTCCTCTCATATGGGCTGCATGAGCGACGTGGACGCCGATCCCAGGGACTTAGAAGCCTTCGCTGAAAGGTTTAAGCAACGAAGGATCAAACTCGGAGTAACGCAGGCGGACGTAGGTTCAGCGCTAGCTAACTTGAAGATCCCCGGAGTGGGATCTCTCAGCCAAAGCACCATCTGCAGATTCGAGTCCCTAACGCTGTCCCACAACAACATGATCGCTCTGAAGCCGATCCTACAAGCCTGGCTGGAGGAGGCGGAAAAATCTCACCGGGAGAAACTGAACAAGCCGGAGCTCTTCAACGGCGCAGAGAAGAAGAGGAAACGCACCTCGATAGCAGCTCCGGAGAAAAGATCCTTAGAGGCGTACTTCGCCATTCAGCCGCGTCCATCATCCGAAAAAATTGCAGCGATTGCGGAGAAACTGGACCTTAAAAAGAACGTGGTGCGGGTTTGGTTTTGTAATCAACGACAGAAACAAAAACGGATGAAGTACTCGGCATGCGTCTAG